The following are from one region of the Limnohabitans sp. TEGF004 genome:
- the xdhA gene encoding xanthine dehydrogenase small subunit, with the protein MSQTTNREGVLRFWKRGQIIELNNVPPDRMLLDLLREDLRVCDAKEGCAAGDCGACTVVIADTVDGEHLDFRSINSCIRPAHAIHGMALWTAADLAQEGMLHPAQAAIVQRHGTQCGFCTPGVVMSLFSLYQRTCAQSEELQKSHVIDALSGNLCRCTGYRSIVDAAFSMRDYPKVLENEKEIAHQLITIRSCAQSVMNYEMPTELSTLLELRAQHQKAQLIAGATDVGIWVKQGMKHLPHIIDVHRVKELRAIKVTANHLCIGAAVSLQKAFDVLAKERPVVKAFAARFAGWPVRQSGTLGGNIANGSPIGDSMPLLLSLDATVVLKAWRNSKVMSRELPLSEFYLGYKKTVMWPDEVLVCIKVPRPSEGEWLGLYKVSKRHEDDISAVCMAIRIEGHKQGLDVVRIGLGGVAATPVRAMRTECILQGREDEYAVWKEAQIEIANEFVPISDLRASGEYRQIVLGNLLERAYLERTKQGAVRLEDLS; encoded by the coding sequence ATGTCACAAACCACAAATCGTGAAGGTGTTCTACGGTTCTGGAAGCGAGGGCAAATCATCGAGTTAAACAATGTTCCGCCAGACAGGATGTTGCTAGATCTCTTGAGAGAGGATTTGCGCGTATGCGATGCTAAAGAGGGCTGTGCGGCGGGTGATTGTGGCGCCTGTACGGTGGTCATTGCGGATACGGTGGATGGTGAGCATTTAGATTTTCGATCGATCAACAGCTGTATTCGTCCTGCACATGCTATTCATGGAATGGCCTTATGGACGGCAGCCGATCTGGCTCAAGAGGGAATGCTTCATCCAGCACAGGCTGCGATTGTTCAGCGACATGGGACACAGTGTGGATTTTGTACGCCTGGCGTAGTAATGAGTTTATTTTCGCTGTATCAACGTACATGTGCACAGAGTGAGGAGCTTCAGAAATCTCATGTGATCGATGCCTTGTCCGGAAATTTGTGCCGTTGTACGGGCTATCGATCTATCGTTGATGCTGCATTTTCTATGCGTGACTATCCAAAGGTACTTGAGAATGAGAAAGAAATTGCTCATCAGTTAATAACGATTCGGTCTTGTGCGCAAAGTGTTATGAATTATGAGATGCCGACGGAGTTGTCGACATTATTAGAGCTGAGAGCCCAGCATCAGAAGGCTCAGTTGATTGCCGGCGCTACGGATGTTGGCATATGGGTAAAGCAGGGTATGAAACATCTGCCCCACATTATTGATGTGCATCGTGTCAAAGAGTTGCGTGCGATAAAAGTTACTGCCAATCATTTGTGTATAGGTGCGGCCGTGTCGTTGCAAAAGGCCTTTGATGTACTCGCGAAAGAGCGCCCTGTCGTTAAAGCGTTCGCAGCACGTTTTGCTGGGTGGCCTGTACGGCAATCGGGCACGCTAGGCGGCAATATTGCAAATGGCTCACCGATTGGCGACAGCATGCCTCTGCTGTTGTCTTTAGATGCCACAGTGGTGTTGAAAGCGTGGCGCAACTCTAAGGTAATGTCTAGAGAGTTGCCTTTGTCCGAGTTCTATCTGGGCTACAAGAAGACGGTGATGTGGCCTGATGAGGTATTGGTTTGTATCAAGGTTCCTCGGCCATCTGAAGGCGAGTGGTTGGGCTTGTACAAGGTATCGAAGCGACACGAAGACGATATTTCCGCAGTGTGTATGGCCATTCGTATAGAGGGGCATAAGCAAGGACTAGATGTCGTAAGGATTGGTCTTGGCGGCGTGGCGGCAACCCCTGTTCGTGCAATGAGAACGGAGTGCATTTTGCAAGGCCGAGAAGACGAGTATGCGGTTTGGAAAGAAGCGCAAATTGAAATTGCGAATGAATTCGTGCCAATTTCAGATTTACGAGCGAGTGGTGAGTATCGACAAATAGTCTTGGGTAATTTGCTCGAGCGGGCATACCTAGAGCGCACGAAACAAGGCGCGGTACGTTTGGAGGACTTGTCATGA
- the xdhB gene encoding xanthine dehydrogenase molybdopterin binding subunit, with protein sequence MNSIDTLLKSSDFHESAVGHVQGTAPYVDDMPLIEGTLHGVVVLSSRAAGALSHVDWVWAQSQEGVSGVVTGSDIPGSSKLATYVADENIFAESEIAYHGQVLGLVVAKRREVAARVANSVPMQIDAKAPTLDARQACAQSSFVLPSVHLERGALDAGWQESVYQLSGKLEVGGQEHFYLEGQVAYAIAQADGRWEIYSSTQHPGEVQHWVAHALDIPMHQVRVICRRMGGGFGGKETQAGHLAVWAALAANKFKVPVKVRLDRKDDMLVTGKRHPFSHEWHVGFDADGRVKAFESLQMAHCGHSADLSGPVADRAIFHTDNAYWLPAVKVTSHRCKMNTQSHTAFRGFGGPQGVILIETVMGDVARCLKKDALDVRLQNLYGIQERNITPYGMEIEDNVLEALITQLATDCQYRVRREEIKQWNAQSESLKKGLALTPVKFGISFTATQFNQAGALVSVFTDGSVLVNHGGTEMGQGLHTKVCLVVARTLGISEQRVRISASDTDKVANASATAASSGTDMNGRAAEYAALRIKKNIADCLAKNDGCFADEVTFIDDSVVTPRHKRSFEEAVQFAYKQRVQLWSDGFYATPKINYDPKTLTGRPFYYFSYGAACSEVAIDLLTGEYKLLRTDILHDVGRSIHPEIDIGQIEGGFLQGVGWLTTEELVWDQDGKLLTQGASTYKIPTAADVPEELTVSLWMEENREANVGGSKAVGEPPFMLGISVFEALRDAVGSVRDSTTPVELDAPATPERVLKAVTRVREVD encoded by the coding sequence ATGAACAGCATAGATACTTTGTTAAAGAGTAGTGACTTTCACGAGAGTGCTGTAGGACATGTCCAAGGGACGGCTCCTTATGTTGATGACATGCCATTAATAGAGGGCACATTGCACGGAGTTGTTGTTTTGAGTTCACGCGCCGCAGGAGCTCTTTCTCATGTGGATTGGGTATGGGCTCAGTCGCAAGAAGGGGTCTCGGGAGTTGTGACTGGGAGCGACATACCAGGGAGCAGCAAATTAGCCACTTATGTGGCGGATGAAAATATCTTTGCAGAGAGCGAAATTGCCTACCACGGTCAAGTGCTAGGACTGGTGGTGGCAAAAAGGCGAGAGGTTGCGGCGCGAGTGGCTAATTCAGTACCGATGCAAATCGATGCCAAGGCCCCCACCTTGGACGCAAGACAAGCATGTGCACAGTCAAGCTTCGTACTGCCAAGTGTTCATTTAGAAAGAGGGGCGCTTGATGCTGGGTGGCAAGAGAGTGTTTATCAGCTATCTGGCAAATTAGAGGTGGGAGGACAAGAGCATTTCTATCTTGAGGGTCAGGTGGCATACGCCATAGCTCAAGCAGACGGACGGTGGGAGATTTATTCCAGCACCCAGCACCCAGGGGAGGTGCAACATTGGGTTGCACATGCGCTGGATATTCCGATGCATCAGGTGCGTGTAATTTGTCGTCGCATGGGTGGGGGGTTTGGGGGAAAAGAGACCCAAGCTGGACACTTGGCTGTATGGGCAGCATTGGCCGCAAACAAGTTCAAAGTGCCCGTGAAAGTACGCTTAGACCGTAAAGATGACATGTTGGTGACAGGAAAACGTCATCCATTCAGTCACGAATGGCATGTGGGTTTTGATGCCGATGGTCGAGTTAAGGCATTCGAATCATTGCAGATGGCGCATTGTGGGCATAGCGCAGATCTGAGTGGCCCAGTTGCAGATCGGGCAATCTTCCATACAGATAACGCATATTGGTTACCTGCAGTCAAGGTGACATCACATCGTTGCAAGATGAATACACAGAGCCATACGGCATTTCGAGGCTTTGGGGGCCCGCAGGGGGTGATTCTGATTGAGACGGTGATGGGAGATGTCGCACGGTGTCTGAAGAAGGACGCCTTAGATGTTCGCTTGCAAAATCTTTATGGAATTCAAGAGCGCAATATTACGCCCTATGGAATGGAGATTGAAGACAACGTCTTAGAAGCACTAATCACGCAACTCGCGACTGATTGCCAGTACCGGGTAAGGCGTGAGGAGATCAAACAATGGAATGCTCAATCGGAAAGTCTTAAGAAAGGATTGGCGTTAACGCCAGTCAAGTTTGGAATCAGTTTCACTGCGACGCAATTTAATCAAGCGGGTGCCTTGGTGAGTGTGTTTACAGATGGCAGCGTTTTGGTGAATCACGGTGGAACCGAAATGGGACAAGGTCTTCATACGAAGGTCTGTCTGGTGGTGGCTCGAACGTTAGGGATCTCCGAGCAGCGTGTTCGTATCAGTGCAAGTGATACTGACAAAGTAGCCAATGCAAGTGCAACGGCTGCTTCTAGTGGAACAGATATGAATGGGAGAGCCGCAGAGTATGCCGCGCTTCGGATTAAAAAGAACATTGCAGATTGCCTTGCCAAAAACGATGGATGTTTTGCGGATGAGGTCACCTTTATTGATGACTCGGTCGTAACGCCACGGCACAAGCGCAGCTTCGAAGAGGCTGTGCAATTTGCTTATAAGCAACGGGTGCAACTGTGGAGTGATGGTTTCTATGCGACGCCGAAGATCAACTACGATCCGAAAACATTGACGGGGCGGCCTTTCTACTATTTCTCTTACGGAGCAGCATGCAGTGAGGTGGCAATTGATCTTCTAACGGGGGAATACAAGCTTCTTAGAACAGACATATTGCATGATGTTGGGAGATCAATACATCCAGAGATTGATATCGGGCAAATCGAGGGAGGGTTTTTGCAAGGCGTTGGATGGTTAACGACCGAAGAGTTGGTGTGGGATCAGGACGGCAAGCTTTTAACGCAAGGAGCGAGTACCTACAAGATTCCGACAGCAGCAGATGTACCAGAGGAATTGACAGTTAGTTTGTGGATGGAAGAGAACCGTGAGGCAAACGTCGGTGGTAGCAAGGCTGTTGGGGAGCCGCCCTTTATGCTTGGGATAAGTGTTTTTGAAGCGTTAAGAGATGCTGTGGGGTCGGTTAGGGATTCGACAACGCCCGTTGAGTTAGATGCTCCCGCAACGCCAGAGCGAGTTCTCAAGGCGGTTACACGTGTTAGAGAAGTGGACTAA
- the guaD gene encoding guanine deaminase, translating into MNIERKKKRGWRANLLWFADAAKKELSYLQDGLLITAEGADGVVRIEALGAYQEVRQKYCDVSVTHWPDRCIAPGFIDLHVHYSQTDVIASPAQGLLPWLEQYTFPHEKRFSEIDYASSVARYFLDELQRNGVTTALCFATSHVESVDALMQEAQARRLRMITGKVLQNRFSPDGLRDVDTAQSLQQTQSLIDKWHKKDRLGYAITPRFAPTSSERQLRGCGELAQQYPDVWVQSHAAENKDEIRWVKELYPKARSYIDVYDQAGLLRQRAIYAHCVHIDGEDRVRLADVGASIACSPTSNLFLGSGFFDFAGADEAGVKYGLASDVGGGTSFSPFVTMHAAYTVALQDSGRRSHSLSPHDLWWMHTAGAAQCLGLEGIVGNLLPGCEADFVVINPSATELLKRRTTQAESLEEWLFAMIVLGDDRLICRTVIQGDDCAEVGQAYWPEI; encoded by the coding sequence ATGAATATTGAGCGCAAAAAGAAAAGAGGGTGGCGCGCAAATTTGTTGTGGTTTGCAGATGCAGCTAAGAAAGAGCTTTCGTACTTACAAGATGGGCTATTGATAACAGCTGAAGGTGCCGATGGGGTTGTCCGTATTGAAGCGTTGGGCGCCTATCAAGAGGTTCGACAAAAGTATTGCGATGTGAGTGTGACGCATTGGCCAGATCGTTGCATAGCCCCTGGCTTTATTGATTTACATGTTCATTATTCTCAAACGGACGTGATTGCATCGCCTGCACAAGGGCTTCTTCCCTGGTTGGAGCAGTACACATTTCCGCATGAGAAGAGGTTCTCTGAGATTGATTACGCGAGTTCGGTTGCTCGATATTTCTTAGATGAATTGCAAAGAAACGGAGTAACAACAGCGCTTTGTTTTGCGACTTCACATGTTGAGTCGGTTGACGCATTGATGCAAGAAGCTCAAGCGAGAAGACTTCGAATGATTACGGGGAAGGTTTTGCAAAACCGATTCAGTCCGGATGGGTTACGAGATGTAGATACTGCTCAGAGCTTGCAACAAACCCAAAGCTTGATTGATAAGTGGCATAAGAAAGACCGGCTTGGATATGCCATCACCCCTCGATTTGCGCCGACTAGTTCAGAACGACAACTACGCGGGTGCGGGGAGTTGGCGCAACAATATCCGGATGTGTGGGTACAGTCCCACGCGGCTGAAAACAAAGACGAGATTCGATGGGTAAAGGAGCTCTATCCAAAAGCGCGCAGTTACATAGATGTCTACGATCAAGCTGGTTTGTTGAGACAACGAGCTATTTATGCGCACTGTGTGCACATAGATGGGGAAGATCGTGTCCGATTGGCTGACGTTGGGGCGTCAATTGCCTGTAGTCCTACCAGTAACTTATTTCTTGGTAGTGGTTTTTTCGATTTCGCGGGTGCAGACGAGGCGGGTGTGAAGTATGGTCTAGCGAGCGATGTCGGTGGGGGAACAAGCTTCTCGCCATTTGTCACCATGCATGCGGCTTATACCGTAGCTCTCCAAGATTCTGGGCGAAGAAGTCATAGTTTGTCCCCTCATGACTTGTGGTGGATGCACACAGCAGGAGCAGCCCAATGCTTAGGATTGGAGGGCATTGTTGGGAATTTATTGCCAGGGTGTGAAGCGGATTTCGTTGTTATAAATCCATCGGCAACGGAGTTGCTGAAACGGCGGACCACTCAAGCCGAGTCTTTAGAGGAATGGTTGTTCGCGATGATTGTTTTAGGTGATGATCGACTGATCTGTCGCACGGTTATCCAAGGCGATGATTGCGCAGAGGTGGGGCAGGCCTATTGGCCAGAGATATAG